Within the Streptomyces sp. NBC_00353 genome, the region CGGGGCGAGCTGACCACCATCGCACCGGCCGAGGTCGGCCCCAAGCCCGTTCGCCCCATCCCGGTCTATCTGCCGGCCAACAGCCCGCGCGCCACCCGCCGGCTGGTGGACCGGGCGGACGGCTGGATGCCCGTCGCCATGGGCGCCACGACACTGGCCGAACAGTGGCGGAAGGTGCAGGACCTGGCTGCCGAGCGCGGCAGGGACCGGCCGATCGGCGTGTGCGCCCGTGCCAACGCGACGTACAGCACCAAGCCGTTCGAGGGCGCGGACCGGCAGCCCTTCATGGGCAGCGTGGCTCAGATCGTCGAGGACCTGGCGGCACACGCCGAAACGGGCGTACCCGAGATCCTGCTGGACCTTCAGGCAACGACGCGTGACGCCGCCGAACTCGTCGACGTGGCGGCCGAGGTGTATCAGGCGGCCCGAGCAGCGGGCGTCTGACGGTCGTACCGGGGGAGTGCCGGTCCACCGTCCGGCGGGACGGATCGCGACGGCCGACAGCACGCCACTGCATCCCCCTCATCGGGTGTGGGTCACCTCCGCCCGGTCCGTCCATGTCCGCCGCGGACCGTGGGGGACATGGACGGACCGATGGTCCCGCGCCGGGTGATCCCGGCGCATGTCCGGGGCGCCGCCTCAATCTCCGGGGAGCAGTCGGGCCTCGGCGCTCGGCAGCTTGCTCCACCAGTGGTCGTAACGGCGATAGACCTCCGGTTCGCGGTCGGCGAGGAAGGCCGTCAGTGACCGCGCCTCGGCGGCGAGTTGCTCCCAGACGTCGTCCGGCAGGTGGTGGAAGGCGGTCGCCTCGATCCCGCCCTCGGCCGGACGCCATATGCCGGCGACGTACCCGTCGACCAGCAGGGTCGGCAGCACGTCGCCGTTCCTGCGGGTGACGAGCGTGCGGTAGTCCGGTGGGATGACGCGGCTGCGGTCGGAGTAGGCCAGCAGGATGCTGTCCCACATGGCCATCAGCCGGGACGGTGCCGGTGTGTCCTCGTCCGGACGCGACCCGCCCGGGGTATCGAACAGCTCCACGCCGTTCGGCCCTTCCAGCCGCTCGATGTCACCGTCACCGGCGAGAGCATGCAGTGCCGCCCTGGCTCTGGCTCGCTGGACCAGCGCGAACTGGGCCACGTCCGCCACCGATGCCGGACCGAACCCCTCGAGATAACGCAGGACCAGCGTCTGCAGGGACGCGGCGGACACCTCCGGGTCTGCCCGGGCAGGCCGGGTCGGGGGCGCGACGTACGACGGACGGGGGCCGAACGACCACGGTGGTGTGGTGGGTGCGTGCAGCAGTGGCGTGTACTGCCGCAGCCCCCACCACGCTCCGGGCTGCGGCTGCGCGCCCAGCCGCTGCGTGAGCCAAGCCACGCAGTCCGCAGCCGTGCGGGGCCGGTCGGCGAACGCCAGCAGCTCCGGAACCAGTGCGTCGGCGTCCTCGGCGGTCAGCCCGGACACCGTGAAGCGGTCACCCAGTCTGGCGGCACGCAGCGACGGCTGCACGGCCTCGTGAAAGGCCCGGAAATCGTCGATGTGGACCGCGTGCAACGTGATCCGCATGAGAGTCGCCTTGACGACCTCATGGCCGGCGAAGGCAGTGTCGAGGTCGGCCGCGTCGAAGCCGGTGAGCCGGTTCCACAGCGCGAGGTAGGGCGACGCCGCCTGCTGCGCCTGCAGTGCGACCACGCGTCGTATCGCATCCCCCACGCCGAGCGTCTCCCGCTCCAACAGCAATTGCCGGGCAAGCGTGGAGCGGTTGAGCCCTCGCGCCGTGATTCTCATGCCGTGACCGTCTCATTCCCCATGTCGTGGACCCGGCACCGAGGATGCCCGCGAAGTACCCGGCTGTGCACCCTGACCTGTACGCCGGAGCCTGATCGAGAGCTGCCCGCCGGCGGGATTCTTCCACGCGAACTTCCGTGCATGGGGCACCGTTGCGGGCCCGTGCGCAGCAGTCAGGCGAAGATCGGGCTCGACCGCGTCCGGCCCGGTGGCGCATTCCGGTCGATGTGCGGATGTCGTGCGCAGTGGCCTTCGGCGGGCGATTTTCGGCCAGCGGGTTGCCACGGTCCCGGGCCGGGTGGCGACCTCCGGAGGGAGATGTTCCGGTAGTGGCGTTCCGGGGCGGGGTGCATGGGGCCGGGCGGGTGGTCACCGGAGAGGGGGATCGTCCGGTCGGAATGCGGTGCAGGCGGCAGTCGCCGGGCGCGCGGTGGGTCCGCATGTGATTCCGGATCGCGACCCCGGCCCGGACCTGCTGTTGTGTGCCGCGAAGGGACCGGCGGTGTGCGTGCAAGTTAACGAGCACGTAAGGCAGTTGTGATTCAACACTTGACAGGTGCCCATCACCACGCCACTTTGGGAGCGCTCCCACCATCAAGACTTGCACGCTTCCTTACCCTCCGCTCCCCACACCTTCGAGACGTGAACCGGAGGCATGGGCGCTGCCGCGCACCCATGTCCCCGGCTGTTCTCGGCCGAGGAAAGCGAATGTCATGAGTCTGGTAAAGCGCCCCACGCACGGCTGCCCCGGCGGGCTGCCGGTCCTGTTGTTCACCGCATGTGCAGTCGCCGCATCCCTGGCGGGAGTGCCGGCCGCGGCGGCCGAGCAGAGCACCCTCCACGACCTGGCCGCCGCCCACGGGAAGTACTTCGGCTCCGCCACCGACAACCCCGAACTGCCCGACGCCGCCTACGCCGCCACCCTGGGTTCCGAATTCGGTCAGATCACTCCCGGCAACTCCATGAAGTGGGACACCACGGAGCCGCAGCAGGGGCAGTTCGGCTTCACCAAGGGCGATGTGATCACCGACTTCGCGCGGGATCACGGGCAGGCCGTGCGTGGCCACACGCTCGTCTGGCACAGCCAGCTGCCCGGCTGGGTCGCCGCCCTGCCGTCGGCGCAGGTGGAAGCGGCCATGACGAACCACA harbors:
- a CDS encoding winged helix DNA-binding domain-containing protein translates to MRITARGLNRSTLARQLLLERETLGVGDAIRRVVALQAQQAASPYLALWNRLTGFDAADLDTAFAGHEVVKATLMRITLHAVHIDDFRAFHEAVQPSLRAARLGDRFTVSGLTAEDADALVPELLAFADRPRTAADCVAWLTQRLGAQPQPGAWWGLRQYTPLLHAPTTPPWSFGPRPSYVAPPTRPARADPEVSAASLQTLVLRYLEGFGPASVADVAQFALVQRARARAALHALAGDGDIERLEGPNGVELFDTPGGSRPDEDTPAPSRLMAMWDSILLAYSDRSRVIPPDYRTLVTRRNGDVLPTLLVDGYVAGIWRPAEGGIEATAFHHLPDDVWEQLAAEARSLTAFLADREPEVYRRYDHWWSKLPSAEARLLPGD